From Solibaculum mannosilyticum:
AGCTGCCCGATTTGGTGCGGGAGCCGGCACAAAGGGCATATGAAATCCTCAGCCACACCGGGGATGGGCAATTGTGTGACGTGCTTTTGGACAGAGCGTGTTTGGATGCCATTCAAAAGGCGGCCGACGGCAGCAAAAGCAAATGGATGACAGAGCTGGGCCACATCATGGTGGACACCGCCAACATCAAAACGTCGGTGCGGGCCTGCCGGACAGGAAAAGGGTTGGACTTTTTGCAGCAGGCCATCGCCCCATGCAGTGGCTTTGACCGGGAGGAGCTCATCAAGTCGGCGCTTCAAGGGGAACAGGCGCTGCGGGAATTTTTGTCCCACACCTCTTATGCCCAGGGGATCGAGTTGCTGGCCGATTCCCTAAGCCCCTTTGAAAAATGGTGCGACGACCTGGTTCTCAAGCAGATGCTTCCCACCAAATTGACGGCCTTCGGAGAAGGCCCTTTGGCCGCCTACCTGATGGCCAAACAGGCTGAGATCAAAACGGTGCGCATCGTGCTGCTGGGAAAACAGGGCGGCGTCCCGCAGGATGTCATCCGGGAAAGGGTGCGTGAACTGTATGGATAAAATCGGGGTAATCGGCGATTACGATTCCATCTGCGGATACAGTGCCCTGGGGTTGGATATCTTTCCCGTCACCGAGGCGGGGGAGGCGTCGGCGACGCTGCGCAAATTGGCGGCGGGCGGATACGCCATTCTGTACATCACCGAAGGGATGTTCCAGCAGATCCGCAATACAGTCGACC
This genomic window contains:
- a CDS encoding V-type ATPase subunit, yielding MAIKDTNYVYAVANIRVKEMGLLTRSDVDAMLAAPTLEDAVRLLEDKGWQGADRLEPWQFETILTNELQDAWEYVRGLSPQPEVFDLLLYPNDFHNLKACIKGAYANVPVDGLFLQPSVLDPEEMNRCIQKGERDKLPDLVREPAQRAYEILSHTGDGQLCDVLLDRACLDAIQKAADGSKSKWMTELGHIMVDTANIKTSVRACRTGKGLDFLQQAIAPCSGFDREELIKSALQGEQALREFLSHTSYAQGIELLADSLSPFEKWCDDLVLKQMLPTKLTAFGEGPLAAYLMAKQAEIKTVRIVLLGKQGGVPQDVIRERVRELYG
- a CDS encoding V-type ATP synthase subunit F produces the protein MDKIGVIGDYDSICGYSALGLDIFPVTEAGEASATLRKLAAGGYAILYITEGMFQQIRNTVDRYKDDYLPAIIPIPGQGGSLGIGMGLVNQSVERAVGSDILS